From Dethiosulfovibrio russensis, a single genomic window includes:
- a CDS encoding shikimate dehydrogenase codes for MLKEKTFWADTEFFGLLGSPVRKSLSPAMHNSNFKSLGMNAVYTPYEVTAEELPKVVPALGAMRFKGLNVTMPLKQEIIKYLDELDEIASLCNAVNTVYWKDGKLCGSNTDGVGFVHGLKEQGRYDPTGKHCLLFGAGGAARGVAFALCAAGISSITLWGRASGYEKIQKLASDLNSYRVGVCKVQSTEAGDIPNLLKENELIINGTSVGMAPNTDATVFDTSYLESRHMVCDLVYVPHDTKMLREAEARGARTLMGYWMTIWQGAEAFRRWTGGKDPDVEIMTKTMLEHLTRKEG; via the coding sequence ATGCTTAAAGAAAAGACTTTCTGGGCCGACACGGAGTTCTTCGGCCTTCTGGGTAGCCCGGTAAGAAAATCGCTTTCTCCGGCCATGCACAATTCCAACTTCAAATCCCTGGGAATGAACGCAGTGTACACCCCCTACGAGGTGACCGCGGAGGAACTTCCAAAGGTTGTTCCGGCGCTGGGAGCCATGCGTTTCAAGGGGCTCAACGTCACCATGCCTCTCAAGCAGGAGATAATAAAATACCTTGACGAGCTGGACGAGATCGCCTCTCTCTGTAACGCCGTCAACACCGTCTATTGGAAGGACGGCAAGCTATGTGGATCCAACACCGACGGAGTCGGATTCGTCCACGGGCTGAAGGAACAGGGAAGATACGATCCCACCGGCAAACACTGCCTTCTCTTCGGAGCCGGAGGAGCCGCTAGAGGAGTTGCCTTCGCCCTTTGCGCTGCCGGGATCAGCTCCATAACCCTTTGGGGAAGAGCGTCGGGATACGAGAAAATTCAGAAGCTGGCCAGCGACCTGAACTCCTATCGGGTCGGGGTCTGTAAGGTGCAGTCCACCGAGGCGGGCGACATACCGAACCTTCTCAAGGAAAACGAGCTCATCATAAACGGAACGTCCGTCGGGATGGCACCCAACACCGACGCCACGGTCTTTGACACCTCCTATCTGGAAAGCCGTCACATGGTGTGCGATCTCGTCTACGTGCCTCACGACACCAAGATGCTCCGGGAGGCCGAGGCCAGAGGAGCCAGGACCCTCATGGGATACTGGATGACCATCTGGCAGGGTGCCGAGGCCTTCCGTCGCTGGACCGGAGGGAAAGATCCCGACGTGGAGATCATGACCAAGACCATGTTGGAGCATCTGACCAGAAAAGAGGGATAA
- a CDS encoding tripartite tricarboxylate transporter permease yields MEQLHGFIAPFLNPQMIALVWIGVMAGVWVGAVPGLSVTMASALLISFTFPWQLNSALALICGVFVGGVYGGAITSILLNIPGAPAAIAAGFDGHPLAKKGEAGRTIGLVTTVSIFGGLLGIAILAVAAPLVASFALKVAPRDYFLLALMGLLLIGSIGSGDPVKGVLAGAVGVLLSMVGMDPSTGELRYTFGNVYLMAGINFVTAMIGLFGVSEVLFQLRDPHKTAVKQRLDKIVPDLKTFFKHLPLALRSGLLGVWIGALPGTGGDVAALLAYDQAKRSVKNPECPFGEGAIEGVIAPESANKGAIGGAFIPMLTLGIPGDAVTAIIIGALFIHGLKPGPMLMIENPDIFWTIISLLLMGNIALLVIGLMSVKMFSKIIEVPKRIILPVVVILSIIGTYSIQNSLVDVFWMIGFGVLGYFMRAYDYSTAPMVLGIILGPLLDSNYRRAMQSVGEELLPFFMDFVRNPLSLFLTLCIVYLVISQTSWWRNWRCKKTMSAQEVSLLD; encoded by the coding sequence ATGGAACAACTGCACGGTTTTATAGCGCCTTTTCTGAATCCGCAGATGATAGCCCTGGTCTGGATAGGCGTAATGGCGGGAGTGTGGGTCGGGGCTGTCCCTGGTCTGTCCGTCACAATGGCCAGCGCCCTTCTGATTTCCTTTACCTTCCCCTGGCAGCTTAACAGCGCATTGGCGTTGATATGCGGAGTTTTCGTCGGCGGTGTCTACGGAGGAGCCATTACGTCTATTCTCCTAAATATTCCCGGGGCACCAGCGGCGATAGCGGCAGGCTTCGACGGACACCCTCTGGCCAAGAAGGGCGAGGCGGGCCGAACTATCGGATTGGTGACCACGGTGTCTATATTCGGAGGCCTTTTGGGTATCGCCATTCTTGCGGTGGCAGCCCCCTTGGTAGCAAGCTTCGCCTTGAAAGTGGCTCCCAGAGACTACTTCCTGTTGGCTCTCATGGGGCTTCTTCTTATCGGAAGCATCGGCAGCGGTGATCCGGTCAAAGGGGTTCTGGCCGGGGCAGTTGGGGTTCTTCTCAGTATGGTAGGGATGGATCCCTCTACCGGCGAACTGAGATATACGTTTGGCAACGTCTACCTGATGGCAGGTATCAATTTCGTCACGGCCATGATAGGTCTTTTCGGAGTTTCGGAGGTCTTGTTTCAGCTGAGAGACCCTCATAAGACAGCGGTAAAGCAGAGGCTCGATAAAATTGTCCCTGATCTCAAGACTTTCTTTAAACACCTTCCTCTTGCTCTAAGATCCGGTCTGTTAGGGGTCTGGATAGGGGCTCTTCCGGGAACAGGCGGGGACGTGGCAGCGTTGCTTGCCTACGATCAGGCCAAGCGATCGGTTAAAAATCCTGAATGTCCTTTTGGAGAAGGAGCTATAGAAGGAGTAATCGCCCCTGAATCGGCGAACAAGGGGGCTATCGGCGGGGCGTTCATTCCTATGTTGACCTTGGGAATACCCGGTGATGCCGTCACTGCCATCATAATAGGAGCTCTTTTCATTCACGGTTTGAAGCCTGGACCGATGCTCATGATAGAAAATCCGGACATATTTTGGACGATAATATCGTTGCTCTTGATGGGAAACATAGCTCTACTCGTAATAGGGCTTATGAGCGTCAAGATGTTCAGCAAAATCATAGAGGTACCCAAAAGGATAATTCTGCCGGTGGTGGTTATCCTATCGATAATAGGGACTTATTCCATACAGAACAGTCTGGTTGACGTTTTTTGGATGATAGGGTTCGGTGTTTTGGGATATTTCATGAGAGCCTACGATTACAGTACGGCGCCTATGGTGCTGGGGATAATTCTAGGCCCTTTGCTGGACTCGAATTACAGAAGGGCGATGCAATCCGTGGGAGAAGAACTCCTTCCTTTTTTCATGGATTTCGTCAGGAATCCTCTCTCTCTATTTCTCACCCTTTGTATCGTTTACCTGGTGATATCTCAGACTTCCTGGTGGAGAAATTGGCGTTGTAAGAAAACGATGTCGGCTCAAGAGGTGTCGTTGTTAGATTGA
- a CDS encoding tripartite tricarboxylate transporter TctB family protein, with amino-acid sequence MQEQSNSNERRPGEIGFAFLFILFGALGFYFALDMTSGKYSSPSVAPKIASSVIMLMGAIELWKGSRKQGKGVNAGNLFSFLFTREVLFVLVLLALYSFFLPILHFPLASFLFLFLSLLYLHHWKKIGLCSAISLGTVVVLVGVFKYVFQVMLP; translated from the coding sequence ATGCAGGAACAGTCCAATTCAAACGAAAGAAGACCCGGAGAGATAGGTTTCGCCTTTTTGTTTATCCTTTTCGGGGCTCTCGGATTCTATTTCGCCTTGGATATGACCAGCGGTAAGTATTCTTCTCCTTCGGTAGCTCCCAAGATAGCTTCCTCGGTGATAATGCTGATGGGGGCCATCGAACTTTGGAAGGGATCTAGAAAACAGGGGAAGGGTGTGAATGCTGGTAATCTCTTCTCCTTCCTGTTCACCCGGGAGGTACTTTTCGTTCTTGTGTTGTTGGCTCTTTATTCGTTTTTTCTTCCGATATTGCATTTCCCACTGGCATCATTTCTGTTTCTTTTTCTTTCCCTACTGTATCTGCACCATTGGAAAAAGATAGGTCTTTGCTCCGCTATATCGTTGGGGACCGTGGTCGTTCTGGTAGGAGTGTTCAAGTATGTTTTTCAGGTTATGTTGCCTTAG
- a CDS encoding Bug family tripartite tricarboxylate transporter substrate binding protein — MRRLLALMTVFCSLGVFLVAPAFADYPDKNINGYISWGAGGGTDNASRALTPLVEKIIGGKIILQNKPGAAGALATTLVANMPADGYSILYNAEGPALYKVLGLGKYDYNDFDTLCLMVFGVDVICVNPNTPYQTLQDLIEAAKENEGKIKMASTGTGGIPFVIASMLRAMKDVEFNLVGFDGDGSGMAALLGGHVEAMPISMMGAGTVDLIKTGKLRALAVINDERVEQLPDVPAITEIYPEFSKYLPIGHFYGAFVKKGTPQPIVDELKAAYMKAVKDPAFVEFIKRLNGIQLALSGEEADKFLKKNQSNVTWLLEEAGVTKVSPAELGIPKP, encoded by the coding sequence ATGAGACGTTTGCTTGCGCTTATGACGGTTTTTTGCAGCCTTGGGGTGTTCTTGGTTGCACCAGCTTTTGCCGATTACCCGGATAAGAACATCAACGGATATATCTCTTGGGGTGCCGGTGGAGGTACGGACAACGCTTCCAGAGCTCTGACGCCTCTAGTGGAGAAGATCATAGGTGGAAAGATCATACTTCAGAACAAACCGGGGGCGGCCGGAGCTCTGGCTACGACCCTGGTGGCCAATATGCCGGCGGATGGCTATTCTATTCTCTACAATGCGGAAGGTCCGGCGCTTTACAAGGTATTGGGATTGGGCAAATACGATTACAACGACTTCGATACCCTCTGTCTTATGGTCTTCGGTGTGGATGTCATATGCGTCAACCCCAATACTCCGTATCAGACCCTTCAGGATCTTATCGAAGCGGCCAAAGAAAACGAGGGAAAGATAAAGATGGCTTCCACCGGTACCGGCGGGATTCCATTCGTCATAGCCTCCATGCTTAGAGCTATGAAGGACGTCGAGTTCAACCTGGTCGGATTCGACGGCGACGGTTCCGGAATGGCGGCGTTGCTCGGCGGTCACGTCGAGGCCATGCCTATCAGCATGATGGGAGCGGGCACGGTGGATCTTATAAAGACCGGAAAGCTTCGTGCTCTTGCGGTCATAAACGATGAGAGGGTAGAGCAGTTACCGGATGTCCCTGCTATAACCGAGATCTATCCCGAGTTCTCCAAATATCTGCCGATAGGTCACTTCTACGGCGCTTTCGTCAAAAAGGGAACCCCTCAGCCCATAGTGGACGAGTTGAAAGCGGCTTATATGAAGGCTGTTAAAGATCCTGCATTCGTAGAGTTCATCAAAAGGCTTAACGGGATCCAACTTGCCCTTTCCGGCGAGGAAGCGGATAAATTCCTCAAAAAAAATCAGTCTAACGTTACCTGGCTTCTGGAGGAGGCCGGAGTTACAAAGGTGTCTCCCGCCGAACTGGGTATACCGAAGCCATAA